The window ATCACTTCGTAAGCAGTTTTCAGAGCGCGACCCCGATTTAGCCACCCTTGCCCAGCAACGAGTGGTCAAACAGTGGCTACCAGATTTGCTCCAGATTCTCGACGGAACGCAGTCAGGGGGATCGCTGCGGCTTGGCTACGATGGACTAACGCTAACGCTGCCAGATTCACGTCATCGATCGATTGTTCAAGCCGCTAAAGCCACCATTTTTCTCGATGCCACCTTGCATCCTCAAGATTTAGCGCTGAAACTTGGATGCTCGATCGATGAAATCTTTGTTTGTCGCCAAAAAACAGAGCGATCGCAAAATCTCAACTTGATTCAAGTGACTGATTTGGGGCGGCTGGGAATGCAGCGCGGCAATGAACAACAGCGTCGTGCCGACGAAATTCTGAGGCACTACGAACAGCAGGAGGGGATGACCAAAGCGATCGACTTTAAGAAGTTTGCTAGTGAAGGGGTCGGATGCTGGTGGCGCGATAGTCGCGGGGTAAACGATTTTGAAAATGTCACTCGACTGATTTTGATTGGAACGCCCTGTCGTAATTTGTCGCACTTACAGGCAGAGTATGCCGTCCTGACAGGGAAGCACGTCCGAAACGATGATCCCCAGCTTTGTACTTTTATTGATCGCTCAATTCTTGCTGAATTTCACCAAGCGATCGGGCGGCTCCGTGCCCATCGTCGTCTGGACACACCACTCGAAATCATCCTACTTTCTGATTTTGATCTCGACATTCCAACTCAGAAAGTGAATGCTTCAACTATTACTCCAAACGCCAGCACGAAGCGAGAGCGATTCATCCTGGCAGTCCGGGAAGCCGTTGAGCAACTAAAGACGGAAGGCAGCAAAATCACACAGCGGGCAATTTCAACTCTAATTCCCTATAGCCAGCAGTATGTGTCGCAGCACTGGAAATTACTACGATCGCTATTAGAGATCCCTAATAGCAAAACCAGTCAAAATCAAACTCCCGAATCTGATTCAGAAGTCGTCAATGCTGCGATGGCTTCTGCATTAGAGGATGGTCTGTCAAACTGCGATACTTCGTCTCAAGTACTAGAAACAATCTCTGACATCTTTTACAACGGGCTGGAGCCGATGCAGTGGGAGAAAATCTGGAATCAGTTGAGCGGTAAAGGTCAGATCAAGGTTCTTGCTGCTTTGATGTTGTCACTTCCCTTAGAACAACTTGAGTCATTGAGTGTTGAAATGCTGGCTTGAATCCTCAGCTTACCACTGCTCCGGCAGGACTACGTAAGTGTTGCAAGTTTTTCGGTCTTGTTTTTGGCACTCGCGGACTAAATTCTGATTCCAATCCCAGTAGCGACGAGCTTCTACCGCTCTAGACTCACTGATCCAATAGTCGATCGCCCCTCTAGCTAGCACACACACACGTCTGCTAACATTGCCGTCGCCGATACCCTGTTAAATGACGATGAAACTGGCGAGTGGTAAATCAGGTTGCTTAGTCGATTCCTCAAACTCAAAGCGAATCTTTGACATGATTCAGATCTAGCTACGACGGGTAGTGTCAATCAAATAACCTATCAATGCTTTCGATCGGGTCTTTGTCCTGAATTATTGGAGATAGAGTTGATTTCGCCTTTTGGCTTTGAGTTTCTTCCCTATCTGCACTTGTCCTGATAACTGAACTGCTTGAAGAAGACTGGCTTGGAAATGAGTGAACAAATCCTGGGTGGGAGAATTGAAGTTGAGGAACCTTTAAAGCCTGGCGCATCGTACTGGCGTGTTTATCAAGGGCATCACACGATTCCAAGCAGGTAACTCGCAATTCCTCATCAGAGACAGCTTCGTGCAGCCTAGCATAAGGCAAAAGACACATCACCAAAACCTCCCCAATTCTTCTGTTTGCTTCCTCTGTGTCTAGCGATTTAAGATAATCAATTACCTCTGACAGCGGAGAATCGGTGTAAGGTTGCAACCGAATGCTCAAGCTCTTGCGGGACTTTGCGGAACTCATGGCTGCTCTCCACTGGTTTTCTCATTTTGCTTAGACGACAACGAGACCAAGTAATCAAACAACCCAAAGCAGTCAATAAAACGAAGGACCATGCTCTCACTTCGGTCGTTTTGAGTAGAGATGCCAAGGTAGCGTGTTATCTGTGCTTGAAGGTCAGCGCTCCAGTCTAACTTGGTCGAGTGCTTTCCACTCTCTAAAGCTGTATAGCGTGTAGTCGTTCCACTATAGGAGGAACCTATAGATTCACAATAATTGAAATATCTTTCTAGATTGGGTTTGAGATAAACGGCTGCACCGCCCCCCAACAAAACCTCATCCAGATTAAGGCTGGGTGGTAGCACTTTGTTCAACCATTGCTCTAGCTTCTCCCAATAGTCTTGAGTTGCTAGCTCGATCGCGTTGGCGATTCTATCGACTTCTTTAGCTCGAAGTTGTGCGCTTTTAGCAGAAGATAGGGCTTGAATTGATTTAAGCTCCTGCCATTTAGGATACTGAAGAACGATATTCTCATAGGACGAGTAACGAACAGAAACCCGCATGGAGGGAGGGTCTTTCATCGCCTGCGATAGAGCAGAGGCTAATTGATTGAGATTAAGTCCCCCTACCAGTTCTTCTACACGCTTTAGCAGAATTGAGAATCCTAGTAGCGGACTGTCTCCAACTTTGAGTTCTCCACGGTCAAAGTGAAGAGCACTGACGTTGCGGTGACCGACCATTAATACACCTAATTGCTGCGCTCTCAGCCAATCAGAACCCTTCTGACGAATTCGAGAAACAGCAATACCTCCTCCTTCTGGACGGCAGAGAAATCGCTCAATTTCAACTCTTAAAGAAAGATCTTGAAATTTGTAATTCGACAACATCAACTTCAGTTGGTCTTCAAATAGATCGCGATCGTTATACTCGTTCCAAGGCAGCAAAATGCCAAGGCAAATCGACAGCTTTTTACGAACTGGTAAGTTGTGCCGTCTCACAATTACGCCGATTGCAGCCAAAACTTTGTAGAGCGCATTCTCGTACTTGCGTTCTTTGATTCGATCTTCAGGATTAAAATTTTGAGCAAATGCACCCAAAATAAAGACTTCATCCTGACATTCAATCCATGCACGATTTTCAGCAACAGGACTACCAATCCAACCCTGTCGGTCTAAATATTCTTGAAGACGTTGCTTGGGAATTTGCTCAACTTCAGGAGAAATCACCAGGTAGTGATAGTGATCAGAGGCGGGATAGGTATAAACAATCTTCGTCTGCGAACCGCCTGCATCGATCGCCAAAATAAGATCGGGCATTACAGTTTTGCCAATTGGATTTTCTCAGGTTAGCGATTTTCTATCTTCAGTGTTTCTATCTTTTGGCACAGGTTTAGCACAATTTCAGCACAAAAAATCGCGTTTTATGCTCATGAGCTTTCAAAGAACGTGAATTGAGCCAAGTGCTTAAGCGTTGGCTCTGTGCCAACTTTGCTCAAATTCAATAGTTCTAACAAATTTGATTTCGATTGATAAGAGAAATGTAAAATAGGCAGAGAAACAGCAAGATATGTCAAACTTGATCCAAAGTAATGAAGCGCGAACTTAAGGATACTTTTATCAAAATTCCTTGCACAG is drawn from Leptolyngbya sp. NIES-2104 and contains these coding sequences:
- a CDS encoding ParM/StbA family protein — encoded protein: MPDLILAIDAGGSQTKIVYTYPASDHYHYLVISPEVEQIPKQRLQEYLDRQGWIGSPVAENRAWIECQDEVFILGAFAQNFNPEDRIKERKYENALYKVLAAIGVIVRRHNLPVRKKLSICLGILLPWNEYNDRDLFEDQLKLMLSNYKFQDLSLRVEIERFLCRPEGGGIAVSRIRQKGSDWLRAQQLGVLMVGHRNVSALHFDRGELKVGDSPLLGFSILLKRVEELVGGLNLNQLASALSQAMKDPPSMRVSVRYSSYENIVLQYPKWQELKSIQALSSAKSAQLRAKEVDRIANAIELATQDYWEKLEQWLNKVLPPSLNLDEVLLGGGAAVYLKPNLERYFNYCESIGSSYSGTTTRYTALESGKHSTKLDWSADLQAQITRYLGISTQNDRSESMVLRFIDCFGLFDYLVSLSSKQNEKTSGEQP